A single Syntrophorhabdaceae bacterium DNA region contains:
- a CDS encoding ATP-binding protein: MSGLQKKLSLGFGGLLLIILIIGIQGITYLTGLGESIDVILRENYRSVVACQQMKEALEGIDSGVLVGLLGDRQRGNGLIRANSEAFDKALATESDNITLPGEGRKVARIRELYRQYKREIETIHDPGASLAMRRETYFSKVLSLFRQIKDTADEILRMNQHNMNEANDAARHKAASARRQMYLLLVFGAMVAAGFFFLTSRWILHPINRLIASADEIGRGNLDLVVRSDSKDEIGHLSEAFNTMAANLRESRRSDHAKLIRVQRATQRAFDSLPDSIALLDLEGRVETATELAREVFGLKPNTTIDGLKFPVLKDAWRQAIKNAPVTAPENRKTVIQQFIKGEERFFRPEAVPILDPEGLPTGIVLVLKDVTQMWQQDEMKRGIVSVVSHQLKSPLTSIRMAIHILLEERVGPLTEKQVELLLAAREDSDRLHSILGSLLDISRIESGRMIMNFEAKNPNELALEAVDLFTLMAHDKGVFIETYLPGDPPEVWADATQIAHVFSNLLSNALRYTDPGGKITISAVVEEKRVKFEITDTGRGIPPEYLSSVFEQFFRVPKQEKETGTGLGLAIVKQITGAHGGTASASSMEGKGSVFTFTLLRADRTRKEEIGS; encoded by the coding sequence GTGTCGGGATTACAGAAAAAATTGTCATTGGGCTTTGGAGGCCTCCTCCTGATTATTCTGATAATCGGGATTCAGGGAATCACCTATCTGACAGGGCTGGGAGAGTCGATAGACGTGATCCTGCGGGAGAATTACAGGAGCGTGGTCGCCTGTCAGCAGATGAAGGAAGCCCTGGAGGGGATCGATAGCGGCGTTCTCGTCGGGCTTCTGGGGGACCGGCAAAGAGGGAACGGCCTCATCCGCGCAAATTCTGAGGCCTTCGACAAGGCCCTCGCGACAGAATCGGACAATATAACCCTGCCCGGAGAGGGCCGGAAGGTGGCGCGCATCCGGGAGCTTTACCGTCAGTATAAGAGAGAGATTGAGACGATCCATGACCCAGGCGCCTCCCTTGCGATGCGCCGGGAGACCTACTTCTCGAAAGTGCTTTCTCTTTTTCGCCAGATCAAAGATACTGCCGACGAGATTCTCCGGATGAACCAGCACAACATGAATGAAGCCAATGATGCGGCGCGTCACAAGGCCGCATCGGCCCGCAGGCAGATGTACCTGCTCCTCGTTTTCGGCGCAATGGTGGCTGCCGGGTTTTTTTTCCTCACCAGCCGGTGGATTCTCCACCCCATAAACCGGCTTATCGCGTCAGCAGACGAGATCGGGCGGGGAAACCTCGATCTCGTGGTAAGGAGCGACTCAAAAGACGAGATCGGCCACCTTTCGGAGGCCTTCAATACGATGGCGGCGAACCTTCGGGAATCCCGCCGCTCGGACCATGCGAAACTGATCCGGGTTCAGCGGGCCACGCAGCGCGCCTTCGACAGCCTCCCCGATTCCATTGCCCTATTGGACCTCGAGGGGCGGGTGGAGACCGCGACGGAGCTCGCGAGAGAGGTCTTCGGCTTGAAACCGAACACCACGATAGACGGCCTCAAATTTCCCGTTCTCAAAGACGCCTGGCGGCAGGCCATAAAGAATGCGCCCGTCACCGCGCCCGAAAACAGGAAGACCGTGATACAGCAGTTCATCAAGGGGGAAGAGAGGTTCTTCCGTCCGGAAGCAGTGCCCATCCTCGACCCGGAAGGCCTCCCCACCGGAATTGTCCTGGTCCTTAAGGACGTAACGCAAATGTGGCAGCAGGATGAGATGAAGCGGGGGATTGTATCGGTCGTCTCCCATCAGTTAAAGAGCCCCCTCACATCGATTCGCATGGCAATTCATATTTTACTTGAAGAGAGAGTGGGCCCTCTCACGGAAAAACAGGTCGAGCTTTTGCTGGCGGCCCGGGAGGACAGCGACAGGCTTCACTCCATTTTGGGCAGCCTTCTCGACATCAGCCGGATAGAGTCCGGCAGGATGATTATGAATTTCGAGGCAAAAAATCCGAACGAGCTCGCCCTCGAGGCAGTAGACCTGTTCACGCTCATGGCCCACGATAAGGGCGTCTTCATCGAGACATATTTGCCTGGAGATCCGCCCGAGGTATGGGCCGACGCGACACAGATCGCCCACGTCTTCTCCAATCTTCTTTCCAATGCCCTCCGATATACCGATCCGGGCGGAAAGATCACGATCTCGGCAGTCGTGGAGGAAAAACGGGTGAAATTTGAGATCACGGACACGGGCAGGGGCATCCCGCCGGAATATTTGAGTAGCGTCTTCGAGCAGTTCTTCCGCGTCCCCAAACAGGAAAAAGAGACGGGCACGGGGCTTGGGCTCGCCATAGTGAAGCAGATTACCGGGGCCCATGGAGGGACGGCGAGCGCAAGCAGCATGGAAGGCAAGGGGAGCGTCTTCACCTTCACCCTCTTGAGGGCAGACCGTACAAGAAAGGAGGAAATCGGTTCATGA
- a CDS encoding sigma-54 dependent transcriptional regulator has translation MTPNETANEMLSVLVVDDEINIRKTLSIFLEAEGHKVTAVSNFNDAVAEASGRSFDMAFVDLRLGTESGLDLLAPLRAANPRLKIIVITAYASIETAIEAIRRGATDYVPKPFTPAQVRLAMEKVFELRTLEQKVASLQEDLGRLHPEIDFSSESGAVQRALNLARQVAVSDATILLRGESGTGKTVLARAIHGWSNRSAKPLGIVSCPSFSADLLESELFGHVRGAFTGAIRDNPGRIAACEGGTILLDEIGDLPLSLQPKLLRFAQDKEYERVGDYETRRANVRLITATHIDLGKAVAEGRFREDLFYRLNVIQIEIPPLRERPDDIIAIAERLLAFYARNNHRSLVGFTADAIRALRQYQWPGNVRELRNIIERAAIISPSDKVGTESLPPTLVPDSHRPAIGDRATLDEIEEQHIRRILAGTKSLQEAADILGIDQATLWRRRKKYEI, from the coding sequence ATGACGCCAAATGAGACCGCGAATGAGATGCTAAGTGTCCTTGTCGTCGACGACGAGATAAATATCCGCAAGACCCTTTCCATATTTCTGGAGGCGGAGGGCCATAAGGTAACGGCGGTGAGTAATTTCAATGATGCGGTTGCCGAGGCGTCGGGAAGGTCATTCGATATGGCCTTTGTGGATTTAAGGCTCGGAACGGAAAGCGGGCTCGACCTGCTCGCCCCCTTGCGTGCCGCGAATCCCCGGCTCAAGATCATCGTCATTACGGCCTATGCCTCCATAGAGACCGCGATCGAGGCGATAAGGCGCGGCGCGACCGATTACGTTCCCAAGCCTTTCACCCCTGCCCAGGTGAGGCTCGCAATGGAGAAGGTGTTCGAGCTCAGGACCCTGGAACAGAAGGTTGCCTCTCTCCAGGAAGATTTAGGGCGTCTCCATCCTGAGATAGATTTCTCCAGTGAGAGCGGTGCGGTGCAACGGGCCTTAAACCTTGCGCGCCAGGTGGCGGTCTCGGATGCCACCATCCTTCTTCGGGGAGAGAGCGGGACCGGAAAAACCGTTCTCGCCAGGGCCATACACGGCTGGAGCAACCGGTCGGCCAAACCTCTGGGCATTGTCTCGTGTCCCTCATTCTCGGCAGATCTTTTGGAAAGCGAGCTTTTCGGACATGTGAGAGGCGCCTTCACCGGCGCAATACGGGATAATCCGGGACGTATCGCTGCCTGCGAGGGCGGCACCATCCTGCTCGACGAGATCGGCGACCTGCCTCTTTCCTTGCAGCCGAAGCTCCTGCGCTTTGCCCAGGACAAAGAATATGAACGGGTAGGAGATTATGAGACCCGCAGGGCGAACGTCCGCCTTATCACGGCGACCCATATCGACCTCGGAAAAGCCGTCGCGGAAGGGAGGTTTCGGGAAGACCTTTTTTACCGGCTCAACGTGATTCAGATCGAGATCCCGCCGCTACGGGAGCGCCCTGACGATATCATCGCTATCGCGGAGAGATTGCTGGCCTTCTATGCCCGGAATAATCACCGCTCTCTTGTGGGCTTCACCGCGGACGCGATCCGGGCGCTTCGACAATATCAATGGCCGGGAAATGTAAGGGAGCTACGGAATATCATCGAAAGGGCAGCCATCATAAGCCCTTCTGATAAGGTGGGTACGGAATCCCTGCCGCCAACCCTGGTCCCGGACAGTCACCGCCCGGCCATCGGCGACCGGGCGACCCTCGATGAGATAGAGGAGCAGCATATCCGCAGGATTCTCGCGGGAACAAAATCATTGCAGGAGGCAGCCGATATACTGGGAATCGATCAGGCCACCCTCTGGCGGCGCCGCAAGAAGTACGAAATATAG